Proteins from one Mauremys mutica isolate MM-2020 ecotype Southern unplaced genomic scaffold, ASM2049712v1 000330F_np12_obj, whole genome shotgun sequence genomic window:
- the LOC123357173 gene encoding uncharacterized protein C17orf114-like, with translation MRARLLRCFSWAGRRKRRRKGPPGPPGAPARPTEGGPAPRARSTPSTSSEPDGAFFSGKARVSFRHQLDSATAAIDSTG, from the exons ATGCGGGCCAGGCTCCTGCGCTGCTTCTCCTGGGCCGGGCGCCGGAAACGCCGCAGGAAggggccccccggccccccag gtgcccccgcccgccccacagAGGGGGGCCCGGCCCCCCGCGCCCGCTCCACGCCCTCCACCAGCAGCGAGCCGGACGGGGCCTTCTTCAGCGGGAAGGCGCGGGTCTCCTTCCGCCACCAGCTGGACTCCGCCACCGCGGCCATCGACTCCACCGGCTGA
- the PSMB6 gene encoding proteasome subunit beta type-6: MTSDRLTTVRGARAVATLPCRKARSAPPGRRCRKTASPSPSPGGPVLRQCRAVPGDDGGGGAGGVRAPGRAGGGGPDWAGRPLSTGTTIIAVEFDGGVVIGADSRTTTGSYVANRVTDKLTPIHERIFCCRSGSAADTQAIADAVAYQLGFHSIELDEPPLVHTAASLFKEMCYRYREDLMAGIIVAGWDRRKGGQVFAVPMGGMMVRQPFSVGGSGSSYIYGFVDASYKPGMSREECLSFTANALALAMQRDGSSGGVIRLAAITEQGVERQVILGNQLPRFSAA, encoded by the exons ATGACGTCAGATAGATTGACAACGGTGCGCGGGGCTCGCGCGGTGGCCACTCTGCC TTGCCGTAAAGCGCGGAGCGCCCCCCCCGGAAGGAGATGTCGTAAAACCGCCTCGCCATCCCCCTCGCCCGGCGGCCCGGTTTTACGACAGTGTCGCGCGGTGCCGGGGGACgatggcggcggcggcgctgGCGGTGTCCGGGCTCCGGGTCgggccggcggggggggcccgGACTGGGCGGGGCGGCCCCTGAGCACCGGG acaaCCATCATCGCGGTGGAGTTCGACGGGGGGGTCGTGATCGGCGCCGACTCGCGGACAACCACGGG CTCCTACGTGGCCAATCGCGTGACGGACAAACTGACGCCCATCCACGAGCGCATCTTCTGCTGCCGCTCCGGCTCCGCCGCCGACACCCAGGCCATCGCCGACGCCGTGGCCTATCAGCTGGGCTTCCACAg CATCGAGCTGGACGAGCCGCCCCTGGTGCACACGGCCGCCAGCCTCTTCAAGGAGATGTGTTACCGCTACCGCGAGGACCTCATGGCCGGCATCATCGTCGCCGGCTGGGACAGGCGcaagggggggcag GTGTTCGCGGTGCCCATGGGAGGGATGATGGTTCGCCAGCCCTTCTCGGTGGGCGGCTCGGGCAGCTCCTACATCTACGGCTTCGTCGACGCCTCCTACAAGCCGGGCATGAGCCGGGAGGAGTGTCTGAGCTTCACGGCCAATG CGCTGGCGCTGGCCATGCAGCGGGACGGCTCCAGCGGCGGGGTGATCCGGCTGGCCGCCATCACGGAGCAGGGCGTGGAGCGCCAGGTCATCCTGGGCAACCAGCTGCCGCGCTTCTCCGCCGCCTga
- the GLTPD2 gene encoding glycolipid transfer protein domain-containing protein 2 codes for MEILEGHRSGPHAPHYRTLQAMVAFELRRGRVGLRVLPPDQPPSGSRTLLRLHRALKWLELFLGKLGRSGAEDDPSQLCAEAYQAALARYHGWWVRQAAGLAFLALPSRRELYGLVCAEGEREAQAVLLEAVGAIAGVYNVTQQLYAARGLLELP; via the coding sequence ATGGAGATCCTGGAGGGGCACCGCTCGGGGCCGCACGCCCCTCACTACCGCACCCTGCAGGCCATGGTGGCCTTCGAGCTGCGGCGGGGCCGGGTGGGGCTCCGGGTGCTGCCCCCGGACCAGCCCCCCTCGGGGAGCCGGACCCTGCTGCGCCTCCACCGGGCTCTCAAGTGGCTGGAGCTGTTCCTCGGGAAGCTGGGCCGCAGTGGGGCGGAGGACGACCCCTCCCAGCTGTGCGCCGAGGCCTACCAGGCGGCCCTGGCCCGGTACCACGGCTGGTGGGTGCGGCAGGCGGCCGGGCTGGCTTTCCTGGCCCTGCCCTCGCGCCGGGAGCTGTACGGGCTCGTCTGCGCCGAGGGGGAGCGGGAGGCCCAGGCCGTGCTGCTGGAGGCCGTCGGCGCCATCGCCGGGGTGTATAACGTCACCCAGCAGCTGTACGCCGCCCGTGGCCTGCTGGAGCTGCCCTGA